One Actinosynnema pretiosum DNA segment encodes these proteins:
- a CDS encoding RelA/SpoT family protein: MSQDTEPTAPTPPVPGRAPSATRRVRARLARRITAQRAAPVKQVLEPLAAVHRDLHPNADLALLQRAYDVAEEKHRPQRRKSGDPYITHPLAVATILAELGMDTTTLVAALLHDTVEDTDYSLDQLRDDFGTVVALLVDGVTKLDKVKLGAAAEAETIRKMVIAMAKDPRVLVIKLADRLHNMRTMRFLPPEKQARKARETLEVLAPLAHRLGMATVKWELEDLAFAILQPKKYDEIVRLVANRAPSRDTYLSGVINELSGHLEGARLTAKVEGRPKHYYSINQKMIVRGRDFDDIHDLVGVRIQVDEVRDCYAAMGVVHALWQPMPGRFKDYIAQPRFGVYQSLHTTVIGPDGKPLEVQIRTYDMHRTAEYGIAAHWRYKETKGSHRGKSVEVDEMAWMRQLLDWQREAADPGEFLESLRFDLAAREIFVFTPKGDVVTLPTGSTPVDFAYAVHTEVGHRCIGARVNGRLVALERKLENGEVVEIFTSKAEGAGPSRDWLSFAQSPRAKAKIKQWFAKERKEEAIEVGKDAIAKEVRRVGLPLQRLVSADAMGALAKELHYPDVSALYAAVGEGHTSARHVVQRLVAQLGGVDHAEDELAERSTPSTVARRRVTGDAGVIVKDSSDVWVKLARCCTPVPGDDILGFVTRGGGVSVHRTDCTNADELLKTPERLLDVEWAPSSSSVFLVAIQVEALDRHRLLSDVTKILADEKVNILSASVTTSRDRVAVSRFSFEMGDPKHLGHVLKAVRGVEGVYDVYRVTSAS; encoded by the coding sequence TTGAGCCAGGACACCGAACCCACTGCCCCGACGCCGCCCGTGCCAGGCAGGGCCCCGTCGGCGACCAGGCGCGTGCGGGCCAGGCTCGCGCGCCGCATCACCGCCCAGCGGGCCGCGCCGGTCAAGCAGGTCCTCGAACCGCTCGCCGCCGTGCACCGCGACCTCCACCCCAACGCCGACCTGGCGCTGCTCCAGCGCGCCTACGACGTGGCCGAGGAGAAGCACCGCCCGCAGCGCCGCAAGTCCGGCGACCCGTACATCACCCACCCGCTCGCGGTGGCCACCATCCTGGCCGAGCTGGGCATGGACACCACGACCCTGGTCGCGGCCCTGCTGCACGACACGGTCGAGGACACCGACTACTCGCTCGACCAGCTCCGCGACGACTTCGGCACCGTCGTGGCCCTGCTGGTCGACGGCGTCACCAAGCTCGACAAGGTCAAGCTCGGCGCCGCCGCCGAGGCCGAGACCATCCGCAAGATGGTCATCGCCATGGCCAAGGACCCCAGGGTCCTGGTGATCAAGCTGGCGGACCGGCTGCACAACATGCGCACCATGCGGTTCCTGCCGCCGGAGAAGCAGGCCCGCAAGGCCCGCGAGACCCTGGAGGTGCTGGCCCCGCTCGCGCACCGGCTCGGCATGGCCACGGTCAAGTGGGAGCTGGAGGACCTCGCGTTCGCGATCCTGCAGCCCAAGAAGTACGACGAGATCGTGCGCCTGGTCGCCAACCGGGCCCCGTCCCGCGACACCTACCTCAGCGGCGTGATCAACGAGCTGAGCGGGCACCTGGAGGGCGCGCGGCTCACCGCCAAGGTCGAGGGCAGGCCCAAGCACTACTACTCGATCAACCAGAAGATGATCGTGCGCGGCCGGGACTTCGACGACATCCACGACCTCGTGGGCGTCCGCATCCAGGTCGACGAGGTCCGCGACTGCTACGCCGCGATGGGCGTGGTGCACGCGCTGTGGCAGCCGATGCCGGGCCGGTTCAAGGACTACATCGCGCAGCCCCGCTTCGGCGTCTACCAGTCGCTGCACACCACGGTCATCGGGCCGGACGGCAAGCCGCTGGAGGTGCAGATCCGCACCTACGACATGCACCGCACCGCCGAGTACGGCATCGCCGCGCACTGGCGGTACAAGGAGACCAAGGGCAGCCACCGGGGCAAGAGCGTCGAGGTCGACGAGATGGCGTGGATGCGCCAGCTGCTCGACTGGCAGCGGGAGGCCGCCGACCCCGGCGAGTTCCTGGAGTCGCTGCGCTTCGACCTGGCCGCGCGGGAGATCTTCGTCTTCACCCCCAAGGGCGACGTGGTCACCCTGCCGACCGGCTCCACCCCGGTCGACTTCGCCTACGCCGTGCACACCGAGGTCGGCCACCGGTGCATCGGCGCGCGCGTCAACGGCCGCCTCGTCGCGCTGGAGCGCAAGCTCGAGAACGGCGAGGTCGTCGAGATCTTCACCTCGAAGGCCGAGGGCGCCGGTCCGTCGCGGGACTGGCTCTCGTTCGCCCAGTCCCCGCGCGCCAAGGCGAAGATCAAGCAGTGGTTCGCCAAGGAGCGCAAGGAAGAGGCGATCGAGGTCGGCAAGGACGCGATCGCCAAGGAGGTGCGGCGGGTCGGCCTCCCGCTGCAGCGCCTGGTGTCCGCCGACGCGATGGGCGCGCTCGCCAAGGAGCTGCACTACCCGGACGTGAGCGCGCTGTACGCGGCGGTCGGCGAGGGGCACACCTCGGCGCGGCACGTGGTGCAGCGGTTGGTCGCCCAGCTGGGCGGCGTCGACCACGCCGAGGACGAGCTGGCCGAGCGGTCCACGCCGTCCACGGTGGCGCGCAGGCGGGTCACCGGCGACGCGGGCGTGATCGTCAAGGACTCGTCGGACGTGTGGGTCAAGCTGGCCCGCTGCTGCACGCCGGTCCCCGGCGACGACATCCTCGGGTTCGTGACCAGGGGCGGCGGGGTGAGCGTGCACCGCACCGACTGCACCAACGCCGACGAGCTGCTCAAGACCCCGGAGCGGCTGCTGGACGTCGAGTGGGCGCCGTCGTCGTCCTCGGTGTTCCTGGTGGCCATCCAGGTCGAGGCGCTGGACCGGCACCGGCTGCTGTCGGACGTGACGAAGATCCTGGCCGACGAGAAGGTCAACATCCTGTCGGCGTCCGTGACGACCTCGCGCGACCGGGTGGCGGTGAGCCGGTTCTCGTTCGAGATGGGCGACCCGAAGCACCTCGGGCACGTGCTCAAGGCCGTGCGCGGCGTCGAGGGCGTGTACGACGTCTACCGGGTCACCTCGGCGTCCTGA
- the secF gene encoding protein translocase subunit SecF, with protein MSSTPRKASVFQRLYVGNGAFDIVGKRTRWYGIFGAILVASVLLVVFKGFNLGIDFTGGTRIQMPAQTGEGTSISQEAVQDSFKKSVGEDATSVQTVGTGDAATFQIRSETLTTQQIDGLKNTLNDDLKPEGGLSSVSDSAVSASWGGEITTKALLALLIFFIAVMLFLALYFELAMAVGALVAVVHDVVITAGVYSLVGFEVSPATIIGLLTILGFSLYDTVVVFDKVRENTRGILGLTRRTYGEATNLAVNQTLMRSINTSLIALLPVMGLLVVGVWLLGVGTLKDLALVQLAGMAIGALSSIFIAPSIAVDLKMRDPRYKAQAARVKARRDNVARKNAAGAVVEDEVESTDEDSLEAELRKEKAFTAAAGVPARHAKAADARRTNRPTGKKQR; from the coding sequence GTGTCGAGCACTCCGCGCAAGGCGAGCGTGTTCCAGCGCCTCTACGTCGGCAACGGCGCGTTCGACATCGTCGGCAAGCGCACGCGGTGGTACGGGATCTTCGGCGCCATCCTGGTGGCCTCGGTCCTGCTGGTGGTCTTCAAGGGCTTCAACCTCGGCATCGACTTCACCGGCGGCACGCGCATCCAGATGCCCGCGCAGACCGGCGAGGGCACGTCCATCTCGCAGGAAGCCGTCCAGGACAGCTTCAAGAAGTCGGTCGGCGAGGACGCCACCTCGGTGCAGACCGTGGGCACCGGCGACGCCGCGACGTTCCAGATCCGCTCCGAGACGCTGACCACCCAGCAGATCGACGGCCTGAAGAACACGCTGAACGACGACCTGAAGCCCGAGGGCGGCCTGTCCTCGGTCAGCGACAGCGCCGTCTCCGCCTCCTGGGGCGGTGAGATCACCACCAAGGCGCTCCTCGCGCTGCTGATCTTCTTCATCGCGGTGATGCTGTTCCTGGCGCTGTACTTCGAGCTGGCCATGGCGGTCGGCGCGCTCGTCGCCGTGGTCCACGACGTGGTCATCACCGCGGGCGTGTACTCGCTCGTCGGCTTCGAGGTCTCGCCCGCGACCATCATCGGCCTGCTGACGATCCTCGGCTTCTCGCTGTACGACACGGTGGTCGTCTTCGACAAGGTCAGGGAGAACACCCGAGGCATCCTCGGCCTGACCCGCCGCACCTACGGCGAGGCCACCAACCTCGCGGTCAACCAGACCCTGATGCGCTCGATCAACACCTCGCTGATCGCGCTGCTGCCGGTCATGGGCCTGCTGGTCGTCGGCGTCTGGCTGCTCGGCGTCGGCACCCTGAAGGACCTCGCGCTGGTGCAGCTGGCAGGCATGGCGATCGGCGCCCTGTCGTCCATCTTCATCGCGCCCTCGATCGCGGTCGACCTGAAGATGCGCGACCCGCGCTACAAGGCCCAGGCCGCTCGGGTCAAGGCCCGCCGGGACAACGTGGCCCGCAAGAACGCCGCGGGCGCGGTCGTCGAGGACGAGGTCGAGTCGACCGACGAGGACAGCCTGGAGGCCGAGCTCCGCAAGGAGAAGGCCTTCACCGCCGCCGCGGGCGTGCCCGCGCGGCACGCCAAGGCCGCCGACGCGCGGCGCACCAACCGACCGACGGGCAAGAAGCAGCGTTGA
- a CDS encoding adenine phosphoribosyltransferase: protein MKLEHALGLMREVPDFPQPGVLFRDLTPVLADPEALRAMTDALSGTVEPGTTVVAAIESRGFLLGSALGYGHGYGVVALRKPGKLPAVSHRVSYELEYGTATLELPAGLIQPGQRVVVVDDVLATGGTAAAACQLVEHAGGVVTGVSVVLELVGLGGRDRLSGYPVRTLLTL, encoded by the coding sequence TTGAAGCTAGAGCACGCGCTCGGACTCATGCGTGAGGTCCCGGACTTCCCCCAGCCGGGGGTCCTGTTCCGGGACCTCACGCCCGTCCTGGCCGATCCAGAGGCGCTCCGCGCCATGACCGACGCCCTCAGCGGCACGGTCGAACCCGGCACCACCGTCGTCGCGGCCATCGAGTCCAGGGGCTTCCTGCTCGGGTCCGCGCTCGGCTACGGCCACGGCTACGGCGTCGTCGCCCTGCGCAAGCCGGGCAAGCTGCCCGCCGTGTCGCACCGGGTCAGCTACGAGCTGGAGTACGGCACCGCCACCCTGGAGCTGCCCGCCGGGCTGATCCAGCCCGGCCAGCGGGTCGTCGTCGTGGACGACGTCCTCGCGACCGGGGGAACCGCAGCCGCCGCCTGCCAGCTCGTGGAGCACGCGGGTGGGGTCGTCACCGGCGTCTCCGTGGTCCTCGAACTGGTCGGACTGGGTGGTCGGGACCGCCTTTCGGGTTACCCCGTGCGGACCCTGCTCACGCTGTGA
- a CDS encoding peptidylprolyl isomerase, which produces MPNNAQRREQAKRKLERQITRRVERDKRRRVVAVISTAVVVLLVAGGVYFLATSDFGSDTTDAAASSSAAPQSDKPASIPTELHAAIKRPTPLAPQVSCEYAAEGESAKPGAKAPENGQVSSEGTVAATLGTSIGDLKLTLDRSLAPCTVNSFVSLVKQNYFNDTTCHRLTTQGIQVLQCGDPTGTGTGGPGYKFNDEVFPEITYGRGVLAMANSGPNTNGSQFFIVYGDASSLPASYTVFGTVDADSLKLVDEVANAGTDSGAGDGKPNTPVDIKTATTA; this is translated from the coding sequence GTGCCGAACAACGCGCAGCGCCGCGAGCAGGCCAAGCGGAAGCTGGAGCGCCAGATCACGCGCAGGGTGGAACGCGACAAGCGGCGCCGGGTCGTGGCGGTGATCTCCACCGCGGTGGTGGTGCTGCTCGTGGCGGGCGGTGTGTACTTCCTCGCCACCTCCGACTTCGGCTCCGACACCACGGACGCCGCGGCCAGCTCGTCGGCCGCGCCGCAGAGCGACAAGCCCGCGTCGATCCCGACCGAGCTGCACGCCGCGATCAAGCGCCCGACGCCGCTGGCCCCGCAGGTGAGCTGCGAGTACGCCGCCGAGGGCGAGTCCGCGAAGCCGGGCGCCAAGGCCCCCGAGAACGGCCAGGTCTCCTCCGAGGGCACCGTCGCCGCGACGCTGGGCACCTCGATCGGCGACCTGAAGCTGACCCTGGACCGCTCGCTGGCCCCGTGCACGGTGAACAGCTTCGTGTCGCTGGTGAAGCAGAACTACTTCAACGACACCACCTGCCACCGCCTCACCACCCAGGGCATCCAGGTCCTGCAGTGCGGCGACCCGACCGGCACCGGCACCGGCGGCCCCGGCTACAAGTTCAACGACGAGGTGTTCCCCGAGATCACCTACGGCCGCGGCGTGCTGGCCATGGCCAACTCGGGCCCGAACACCAACGGCAGCCAGTTCTTCATCGTCTACGGCGACGCCTCCAGCCTCCCGGCCAGCTACACCGTGTTCGGCACGGTCGACGCGGACAGCCTGAAGCTGGTGGACGAGGTGGCCAACGCGGGCACCGACAGCGGCGCGGGCGACGGCAAGCCGAACACCCCGGTCGACATCAAGACCGCGACCACCGCCTAG